A window from Micromonospora terminaliae encodes these proteins:
- the pknB gene encoding Stk1 family PASTA domain-containing Ser/Thr kinase: MTAQARLLGGRYQVGELLGYGGMAEVHRGRDLRLGRDVAIKMLRADLARDATFQMRFRREAQNAASLNHPAIVAVYDTGEETAPTGETLPFIVMEFVNGRTLKEVLGAEGRLQPRRALEICADMCAALEFSHRHGIIHRDIKPGNVMLTQTGQVKVMDFGIARALASGATTMTQTSAVIGTAQYLSPEQARGEAVDARSDVYAAGCVLFELLCGHPPFVGDSPVSVAYQHVREQPPTPSTINPDVNPAVDAIVLKALSKNPLNRYQSAGEMRADLLRAAAGRPVLATPVMPAEETMPMAPAGAAGGYQQTQVMGPQTREQPPARVGDARKRKSSAWVIATFAALGVLAVIALATALWLNQTGAEKVSVPPLEGKSQAVATADLQRAGLRVSIGDPILNSDCTKNTVAAQNPQSGASVAKNSPVTIQICGGKPVVTIPSGIKGSTYTSAKARLEDLNLVVNRKEVNSGAPEGQVVALDPDEGSSVAERSTVTLEVSKGNVNEVPNVKGYTRDLAEQRLKEAGYGVRVREGNEVPPDQAGKVSAQNPRAGTKLAKGETVTIEVDIPAPEETESPSPGTPSPGTTPTTPGTGGGGGFPFPNSTPPTRFSQP, translated from the coding sequence ATGACAGCGCAGGCCCGCCTGCTCGGTGGCAGGTACCAGGTCGGCGAGCTGCTCGGCTACGGCGGCATGGCGGAGGTGCACCGCGGTCGTGACCTCCGGCTCGGTCGGGATGTCGCGATCAAGATGCTCCGCGCCGACCTTGCCCGGGACGCGACCTTCCAGATGCGGTTCCGCCGGGAGGCGCAGAACGCCGCCTCGCTGAACCACCCGGCCATCGTCGCCGTGTACGACACCGGCGAGGAGACCGCCCCGACCGGCGAGACGCTGCCCTTCATCGTCATGGAGTTCGTCAACGGGCGGACCCTCAAGGAGGTGCTGGGCGCCGAGGGCCGGCTCCAGCCCCGCCGGGCGCTGGAGATCTGTGCCGACATGTGCGCGGCGCTGGAGTTCAGCCACCGGCACGGGATCATCCACCGGGACATCAAGCCCGGCAACGTGATGCTCACCCAGACCGGCCAGGTCAAGGTGATGGACTTCGGCATCGCCCGGGCCCTGGCCAGCGGCGCCACCACCATGACGCAGACCAGCGCGGTCATCGGCACGGCGCAGTACCTCTCCCCGGAGCAGGCGCGCGGCGAGGCGGTCGACGCCCGCTCGGACGTCTACGCGGCCGGCTGCGTGCTGTTCGAGCTGCTCTGCGGGCACCCGCCGTTCGTCGGGGACAGCCCGGTCAGCGTCGCCTACCAGCACGTACGGGAGCAGCCGCCCACGCCGAGCACCATCAACCCGGACGTCAACCCGGCCGTGGACGCCATCGTCCTCAAGGCGCTCTCCAAGAACCCGCTCAACCGCTACCAGAGCGCCGGCGAGATGCGGGCGGACCTGCTCCGCGCCGCCGCCGGCCGGCCGGTGCTGGCCACCCCGGTCATGCCGGCCGAGGAGACCATGCCGATGGCGCCGGCTGGGGCCGCCGGCGGCTACCAGCAGACCCAGGTGATGGGCCCGCAGACCCGCGAGCAGCCCCCGGCCCGGGTCGGCGACGCCCGCAAGCGCAAGAGCTCGGCCTGGGTGATCGCCACCTTCGCGGCGCTCGGCGTGCTGGCGGTGATCGCCCTGGCCACGGCGCTCTGGCTCAACCAGACCGGCGCCGAGAAGGTCTCCGTACCGCCGCTGGAGGGCAAGAGCCAGGCGGTGGCGACCGCCGATCTCCAGCGGGCGGGGCTGCGCGTCTCAATCGGGGATCCGATCCTCAACAGCGACTGCACGAAGAACACGGTGGCCGCCCAGAACCCGCAGTCCGGCGCGTCGGTGGCGAAGAACAGCCCGGTGACGATCCAGATCTGCGGCGGGAAGCCGGTGGTGACGATCCCCTCCGGCATCAAGGGCAGCACCTACACCAGCGCCAAGGCCCGCCTCGAAGACCTGAACCTCGTCGTGAACCGCAAGGAGGTCAACAGCGGCGCACCGGAGGGCCAGGTCGTCGCCCTGGACCCGGACGAGGGCAGCTCGGTGGCCGAGCGGAGCACGGTGACCCTGGAGGTTTCGAAGGGCAACGTGAACGAGGTGCCGAACGTCAAGGGTTACACCCGGGACCTGGCGGAGCAGCGGCTGAAGGAAGCCGGCTACGGCGTCCGCGTCCGGGAGGGCAACGAGGTGCCCCCGGATCAGGCGGGCAAGGTCAGCGCTCAGAACCCGCGCGCCGGCACCAAGCTGGCAAAGGGCGAGACGGTGACCATCGAGGTTGACATCCCGGCCCCCGAGGAAACCGAGAGCCCCAGCCCGGGCACCCCGTCGCCGGGCACGACGCCCACCACCCCTGGCACCGGCGGCGGCGGTGGATTCCCGTTCCCGAACAGCACGCCGCCGACGAGGTTCAGCCAGCCCTGA
- a CDS encoding cell division protein CrgA, giving the protein MPKSQVRKKKVYTPPTDVRPTATAATRKPSPVWLPITAVALIVVGIGWLVVYYLSEQAYPVATWGYWNLAVGFGAMVSSLILLSRWR; this is encoded by the coding sequence GTGCCCAAGTCTCAGGTCCGCAAGAAGAAGGTGTACACCCCGCCGACGGACGTGCGTCCGACGGCGACGGCGGCGACGCGCAAGCCTAGCCCGGTCTGGCTGCCGATCACCGCGGTCGCGTTGATCGTGGTCGGCATCGGCTGGCTGGTCGTCTACTACCTCTCCGAGCAGGCCTACCCGGTCGCGACGTGGGGCTACTGGAACCTCGCGGTGGGCTTCGGCGCGATGGTCTCCTCGCTGATCCTGCTCTCTCGCTGGCGCTGA
- a CDS encoding hemolysin family protein, with the protein MSELLIALVLLLGNAFFVGSEFALIASRRTVLEPLAATSKRARWALSAMNQIPLMIAGAQLGITVCSLGLGAIAEPALAHLLETPFEALGLPASAVHPVAFVIALGVVVFLHTVVGEMVPKNITLAGPEPSALWLGPAMLAFCLGTKPLLLAMKWSARQVLWLWRVEATDAVKTVFTAEELAGLVSQARTEGLLDAEEHARITGALALHSRTAADALQPWSTVTTVAEDVSPASLEVLATRTGRSRFPVVQRSTRRVLGFVHVKDVLGYAGASRRAPVPAGIYRPLAVVPPDRTLADLLLSMRRERRHMVLVSDGRRPLGVVTLDDVLTAIVGK; encoded by the coding sequence GTGAGTGAGCTGCTGATCGCCCTCGTGCTGCTGCTCGGCAACGCCTTCTTCGTGGGCAGCGAGTTCGCCCTGATCGCCTCCCGCCGCACGGTGCTCGAACCGCTGGCGGCCACCTCGAAGCGGGCCCGCTGGGCACTGTCGGCGATGAACCAGATCCCGCTGATGATCGCCGGGGCGCAGCTCGGCATCACGGTCTGCTCGCTGGGGCTCGGCGCGATCGCCGAGCCGGCGCTGGCCCACCTGCTGGAGACCCCGTTCGAGGCGCTCGGCCTGCCCGCCTCGGCGGTGCACCCGGTGGCCTTCGTGATCGCCCTCGGTGTGGTGGTCTTCCTGCACACCGTCGTCGGCGAGATGGTGCCGAAGAACATCACCCTGGCCGGTCCGGAACCGTCCGCGCTCTGGCTCGGCCCGGCCATGCTCGCGTTCTGCCTGGGCACCAAGCCGCTGCTGCTGGCCATGAAGTGGTCGGCCCGGCAGGTGCTGTGGCTGTGGCGGGTCGAGGCGACCGACGCCGTGAAGACCGTGTTCACGGCGGAGGAACTGGCCGGCCTGGTCTCGCAGGCGCGTACCGAGGGGTTGCTGGACGCCGAGGAGCACGCCCGGATCACCGGCGCGCTGGCCCTGCACAGCCGGACGGCCGCCGACGCCCTGCAACCGTGGTCGACGGTGACCACGGTGGCCGAGGACGTCTCACCGGCGTCGCTGGAGGTGCTGGCCACCCGCACCGGCCGGTCCCGTTTCCCGGTGGTGCAGCGGTCCACCCGGCGGGTGCTCGGTTTCGTCCACGTGAAGGACGTGCTGGGCTACGCGGGCGCCAGCCGCCGGGCACCGGTGCCGGCCGGCATCTACCGGCCGCTGGCCGTGGTCCCGCCCGACCGTACGCTGGCCGACCTGTTGCTCTCGATGCGCCGCGAGCGGCGGCACATGGTGCTGGTGAGCGACGGCCGTCGACCCCTGGGCGTGGTGACGCTCGACGACGTATTGACGGCAATCGTTGGCAAGTGA
- a CDS encoding DUF881 domain-containing protein, producing the protein MEYTSGAASWQKVLRRAVVGLLPRRPRQRRPGWSIGVPLIAAAAGLLFTTTATTAGGTPLREDRRPQLTQLIEDRREEVAASEAKAARLRAEVEEQTGALAGADGPIKAQRDRAAASRQAAGFTALTGNGITIELNDAPRRADQPLPKGASNDDLVVHQGDVQAVVNALWAGGAEAMSIMNVRVLSTSAVRCVGNTLLLHGRVYSPPFKIVAIGDPAAFQRELAASKGVRLFREAVDHYQLGYSETISTVTVPAFEDSTALQSAKVLR; encoded by the coding sequence GTGGAGTACACGTCCGGCGCCGCCTCCTGGCAGAAGGTCCTCCGGCGCGCGGTGGTCGGCCTGTTGCCGCGCCGGCCGCGGCAGCGCCGCCCGGGCTGGTCGATCGGCGTACCCCTGATCGCCGCCGCGGCCGGGCTCCTGTTCACCACGACCGCGACCACCGCCGGTGGCACCCCGCTGCGGGAGGACCGGCGTCCCCAGCTCACCCAGTTGATCGAGGACCGGCGCGAGGAGGTCGCGGCCAGCGAGGCGAAGGCCGCCCGGCTGCGCGCCGAGGTCGAGGAGCAGACCGGGGCCCTCGCGGGCGCCGACGGCCCGATCAAGGCGCAACGGGACCGGGCCGCGGCCAGCCGGCAGGCCGCCGGCTTCACGGCGCTCACCGGCAACGGCATCACCATCGAACTGAACGACGCGCCCCGGCGTGCCGACCAGCCCCTGCCCAAGGGCGCGAGCAACGACGACCTGGTGGTCCACCAGGGCGACGTCCAGGCCGTCGTGAACGCGCTCTGGGCGGGCGGCGCGGAGGCCATGTCAATCATGAATGTCCGCGTGCTCAGCACCAGCGCGGTACGCTGCGTCGGTAACACTCTGCTGCTGCACGGCCGGGTGTACTCCCCTCCTTTCAAGATCGTGGCAATCGGCGATCCCGCCGCCTTCCAGCGGGAACTCGCCGCGTCCAAGGGAGTCCGGTTGTTCAGGGAAGCCGTCGACCACTACCAGCTCGGCTACTCCGAGACCATCTCCACGGTCACGGTGCCGGCATTCGAGGACTCGACCGCGCTGCAGTCGGCGAAGGTCCTTAGGTGA
- a CDS encoding aminodeoxychorismate/anthranilate synthase component II — MRVLVIDNYDSFVFNLVQYLGQLGVDCEVRRNDEIDVAEVGRVGAAGVLLSPGPGSPDRAGICLDVVKEYAGKLPLFGVCLGHQAIGEAFGATVTRAPELLHGKTSEVRHQGVGVLAGLPDPFTATRYHSLAVLPETLPDELEVTGRTGSGVVMAMRHRTLPIEGVQFHPESVLTEGGHLMLANWLAVCGFPEALERAPELAAEVDARRRAAFAAA, encoded by the coding sequence ATGCGCGTCCTCGTAATCGACAACTACGACTCGTTCGTCTTCAACCTGGTGCAGTACCTCGGCCAGCTCGGCGTGGACTGCGAGGTGCGGCGCAACGACGAGATCGACGTGGCCGAGGTGGGCCGGGTGGGCGCCGCCGGGGTGCTGCTCTCGCCAGGACCGGGCAGCCCCGACCGGGCCGGCATCTGCCTGGACGTCGTCAAGGAGTACGCCGGCAAGCTCCCCCTGTTCGGGGTCTGCCTCGGTCACCAGGCCATCGGCGAGGCGTTCGGCGCGACCGTGACCCGGGCGCCGGAGCTGCTGCACGGCAAGACCTCCGAGGTACGCCACCAAGGCGTCGGAGTGCTCGCCGGCCTGCCCGACCCGTTCACGGCCACCCGCTACCACTCGCTCGCCGTGCTGCCCGAGACGCTGCCCGACGAGCTGGAGGTCACCGGCCGGACCGGCTCCGGCGTGGTCATGGCCATGCGGCACCGCACCCTGCCGATCGAGGGAGTCCAGTTCCACCCGGAGTCGGTGCTGACCGAGGGCGGGCACCTCATGCTGGCCAACTGGCTGGCCGTCTGCGGCTTCCCGGAGGCGCTGGAGCGGGCCCCGGAGCTGGCCGCCGAGGTCGACGCCCGGCGCCGGGCCGCGTTCGCCGCCGCCTGA
- a CDS encoding NlpC/P60 family protein, with protein sequence MPVATMPPDRHAPSQPPVRPAGMRRVVRRLLTLVAAVAVGAGMLTAPAHAAPSVDEIDAQIDKQWEQLEPTIEQYNKVRAQLKVNKKKSADLEKKMAPLELESALAMNKVGDIAARYYIQGPSQDLGALLVNTKPGTLAEQLVILDRLADDQRKQIAGVLAVRDKYNRQKQKLDALIATEQKQSNELAAKKKQIDSEIKRLTAMLPVTSIRPDGCPAIDGVVSSAARTAIKTACAQVGDPYVWGATGPNSFDCSGLTQYAYKAAGISLTHFTGAQWNEGRKIASSDARPGDLVFFYSDLHHVGLYLGNGLMVHAPRTGKPVQVSKVGYMPVAGYRRPY encoded by the coding sequence GTGCCGGTGGCAACCATGCCCCCTGATCGTCACGCCCCGAGCCAGCCGCCCGTCCGACCGGCCGGGATGCGCCGGGTGGTACGCCGTCTCCTCACCCTGGTCGCAGCCGTCGCGGTCGGCGCCGGGATGCTGACGGCCCCGGCGCACGCGGCGCCGTCGGTGGACGAGATCGACGCGCAGATCGACAAGCAGTGGGAGCAGCTCGAGCCCACGATCGAGCAGTACAACAAGGTGCGCGCCCAGCTCAAGGTCAACAAGAAGAAGTCGGCCGACCTCGAGAAGAAGATGGCGCCGCTGGAGCTGGAGTCGGCGCTCGCCATGAACAAGGTCGGCGACATCGCCGCCCGGTACTACATCCAGGGCCCGTCCCAGGACCTCGGCGCCCTGCTGGTGAACACCAAGCCCGGCACGCTCGCCGAGCAGCTGGTCATCCTCGACCGCCTCGCCGACGACCAGCGCAAGCAGATCGCCGGGGTGCTCGCGGTGCGCGACAAGTACAACCGGCAGAAGCAGAAGCTGGACGCGCTGATCGCCACCGAGCAGAAGCAGAGCAACGAGCTGGCGGCGAAGAAGAAGCAGATCGACTCCGAGATCAAGCGGCTGACCGCGATGCTGCCGGTGACCTCGATCCGCCCGGACGGCTGCCCGGCCATCGACGGTGTGGTGAGCAGCGCCGCACGCACCGCGATCAAGACGGCCTGCGCGCAGGTCGGTGACCCGTACGTGTGGGGCGCCACCGGTCCGAACTCGTTCGACTGCTCCGGCCTCACCCAGTACGCCTACAAGGCGGCGGGCATCTCGCTGACCCACTTCACCGGCGCGCAGTGGAACGAGGGCAGGAAGATCGCGTCCAGCGACGCCCGACCGGGTGACCTGGTCTTCTTCTACAGCGACCTGCACCATGTCGGGCTCTACCTCGGCAACGGGCTGATGGTGCACGCGCCCCGAACCGGGAAACCGGTCCAGGTCTCCAAGGTGGGCTACATGCCGGTCGCCGGCTACCGCAGGCCGTACTGA
- a CDS encoding (Fe-S)-binding protein, giving the protein MGSVQIVTTILAAAVTAVAVWLAVRAVMKMTAVIRLGQPAPERFADKGARTTKMLVETAGHTRMLKWSVVGAAHWFVMVGFIVLSLLVLEAYFEVVTPGGGLPIIGHWTIFGLATEWIGILGLAGILVLMGIRLRNRPTRPGGRSRFTGSTMWQGYFVEWVVLLVLIFGFVIRGFKVATDHFEYPVWATPLSHAVGAALPAWTAGVSVAALIKIAISMTWLIVISLNVTMGVAWHRFLAFPNIFFKRDPEKPAGSGLGPLRPMTSEGKPLDFEEADPEKDQFGVAQVEQFTWKGLLDFSTCTECGRCQSQCPAWNTGKPLSPKLLVLSLRDHAYAKAPYLLAGGGKDLTGEEKATQEQLAGVDVLAMAEADRPLIGTAEEGGVIDPDVLWSCTTCGACVEQCPVDIEHVDHIVDMRRYQVLIESSFPSEAGVMLRNLENKGNPWGAPQNTREDWTKGLGFEVPRVGEVDDFEYLFWVGCAGAFEDRAKKTTRAVATLLNEAGVSFAILGEGETCSGDPARRIGNEFVFQMLAQQNVETLNEAFEGREKSKRKIVATCPHCFNTLGNEYGQLGGEFEVVHHTQLLAHLVAAGKLTPVQPVDGGVTYHDPCYLGRHNRVFAAPREVLGDAIQGGLTEMPRNSERSFCCGAGGARMWMEEKIGKRINVDRVEEAMSTGAKTIAVGCPFCSTMLNDGVNGKGAGEQVEVVDVASVLLRSVKPDAPAGEKETETVAG; this is encoded by the coding sequence ATGGGCAGCGTCCAGATCGTCACCACGATCCTCGCAGCCGCCGTCACCGCCGTGGCGGTGTGGCTTGCGGTGCGCGCGGTCATGAAGATGACGGCCGTCATCCGGCTCGGCCAGCCCGCGCCGGAGCGGTTCGCCGATAAGGGCGCCCGCACCACGAAGATGCTGGTGGAGACCGCCGGCCACACCCGCATGCTCAAGTGGAGCGTGGTGGGCGCGGCGCACTGGTTCGTGATGGTCGGCTTCATCGTGCTGTCGCTGCTGGTGCTCGAGGCGTACTTCGAGGTGGTCACGCCCGGTGGCGGGCTGCCGATCATCGGGCACTGGACGATCTTCGGTCTGGCCACCGAGTGGATCGGGATCCTGGGTCTGGCCGGCATCCTGGTGCTGATGGGGATCCGGCTGCGCAACCGGCCCACCCGGCCGGGCGGGCGCTCCCGGTTCACCGGCTCGACCATGTGGCAGGGCTACTTCGTCGAGTGGGTCGTGCTGCTGGTCCTGATCTTCGGCTTCGTGATCCGCGGCTTCAAGGTCGCCACCGATCACTTCGAGTACCCGGTCTGGGCCACCCCGCTGAGCCACGCGGTCGGCGCCGCGCTCCCGGCCTGGACGGCCGGCGTCAGCGTCGCCGCCCTCATCAAGATCGCCATCTCGATGACCTGGCTCATCGTGATCTCGCTGAACGTCACCATGGGTGTGGCCTGGCACCGCTTCCTGGCGTTCCCGAACATCTTCTTCAAGCGCGACCCGGAGAAGCCGGCCGGCTCCGGTCTCGGCCCGCTGCGCCCCATGACGAGCGAGGGCAAGCCGCTCGACTTCGAGGAGGCCGACCCCGAGAAGGACCAGTTCGGCGTCGCCCAGGTCGAGCAGTTCACCTGGAAGGGCCTGCTGGACTTCAGCACCTGCACCGAGTGCGGCCGCTGCCAGTCGCAGTGCCCGGCCTGGAACACCGGCAAGCCCCTGTCGCCGAAGCTGCTCGTGCTGAGCCTGCGCGACCACGCGTACGCCAAGGCGCCGTATCTGCTGGCCGGTGGGGGCAAGGACCTGACCGGCGAGGAGAAGGCCACCCAGGAGCAGCTGGCGGGCGTCGACGTGCTGGCCATGGCCGAGGCCGACCGGCCGCTGATCGGCACCGCCGAGGAGGGCGGTGTCATCGACCCGGACGTGCTCTGGTCCTGCACCACCTGCGGCGCCTGCGTCGAGCAGTGCCCGGTGGACATCGAGCACGTCGACCACATCGTCGACATGCGTCGCTACCAGGTGCTGATCGAGTCGAGCTTCCCGTCCGAGGCCGGCGTGATGCTCCGCAACCTGGAGAACAAGGGCAACCCGTGGGGCGCCCCGCAGAACACCCGCGAGGACTGGACCAAGGGCCTCGGCTTCGAGGTGCCGCGGGTCGGCGAGGTCGACGACTTCGAGTACCTGTTCTGGGTCGGCTGCGCCGGCGCGTTCGAGGACCGGGCCAAGAAGACCACCCGCGCGGTCGCCACGCTGCTCAACGAGGCCGGCGTCTCCTTCGCCATCCTCGGCGAGGGCGAGACCTGCTCGGGTGACCCGGCCCGCCGGATCGGCAACGAGTTCGTCTTCCAGATGCTCGCCCAGCAGAACGTCGAGACGCTGAACGAGGCGTTCGAGGGCCGGGAGAAGAGCAAGCGCAAGATCGTCGCCACCTGCCCGCACTGCTTCAACACCCTGGGCAACGAGTACGGCCAGCTCGGTGGCGAGTTCGAGGTCGTGCACCACACCCAGCTGCTGGCCCACCTGGTGGCCGCCGGCAAGCTCACCCCGGTGCAGCCGGTCGACGGCGGCGTGACCTACCACGACCCCTGCTACCTGGGCCGGCACAACCGGGTCTTCGCCGCGCCCCGCGAGGTGCTCGGCGACGCCATCCAGGGCGGGCTGACCGAGATGCCGCGCAACAGCGAGCGCTCCTTCTGCTGCGGTGCCGGCGGCGCCCGGATGTGGATGGAGGAGAAGATCGGCAAGCGGATCAACGTGGACCGGGTCGAGGAGGCCATGTCCACCGGCGCGAAGACCATCGCGGTCGGCTGCCCGTTCTGCTCGACGATGCTCAACGACGGGGTCAACGGGAAGGGCGCCGGCGAGCAGGTCGAGGTGGTCGACGTGGCGAGCGTGCTGCTCCGCTCGGTCAAGCCGGACGCCCCGGCGGGCGAGAAGGAGACCGAGACGGTCGCCGGCTGA
- a CDS encoding class E sortase yields MTPDDHRERDGRHRDQNDDPTAFLPKLDRPAPPPPAPPPSPPLDLPWPDRAAPPSATDQQPARPRPHAAPPPAWPGDRSRPPAPASRPVSPPPAAPQGPVGPQGRVGPHSPAAPHSPTAPHSPAAPHAPAAPHGPVGPRGPAAPHGPAAPHGPVGPHGPVAPHGPAAVRPSSPGDAPTAFIPPLGDRRERPAAGNPAERPGCEAARPAATGPADPGATAVIPAVSRPAARSAALDSTALMGAVPPAPDTGDGDPTDPPAEPPRPRRGERVVQLRPEQIGEGYRSVYSELTRPTVGSRLRTIVRGTGEVLITFGLVVLLFAGYEIWGKSVIVDAHQNDLNSQLAQEWGADPTVGPTPSAGPSVKPKPPAEGKPVAGLYIPKLDKHWVVVEGVTPDDIRYAPGHYPKSAMPGEVGNFSVAGHRIRSTFWRLDELKSGDAIVVETKTDWLVYRVYQQQIVKPYQVEVVAPVPGKPNEPPTEKLLTLTTCNPKFDNYQRLIVHARLDHVQAKVAGRPAELEG; encoded by the coding sequence GTGACACCGGACGACCACCGGGAGCGGGACGGGCGCCATCGCGACCAGAACGACGACCCGACCGCCTTCCTCCCGAAGCTCGACCGGCCGGCGCCCCCGCCGCCCGCGCCGCCGCCCTCCCCGCCGCTCGACCTGCCCTGGCCGGACCGGGCCGCGCCCCCCTCGGCGACCGACCAGCAGCCGGCCCGCCCGCGCCCGCACGCGGCCCCGCCACCGGCCTGGCCTGGCGACCGCAGTCGCCCCCCGGCCCCCGCCAGCCGACCGGTGTCACCGCCGCCCGCCGCGCCGCAGGGCCCAGTCGGGCCGCAGGGCAGAGTCGGGCCGCACAGCCCGGCCGCGCCACACAGCCCCACAGCGCCGCACAGCCCCGCAGCGCCGCATGCCCCCGCCGCGCCGCACGGCCCAGTCGGGCCGCGTGGTCCTGCCGCGCCGCACGGTCCTGCCGCGCCGCACGGCCCAGTCGGGCCGCACGGTCCTGTCGCGCCGCACGGCCCTGCCGCGGTGCGGCCGTCCAGTCCCGGTGATGCGCCGACCGCGTTCATCCCGCCGCTCGGCGATCGGCGCGAGCGCCCCGCGGCCGGGAACCCGGCCGAGCGGCCCGGCTGCGAGGCGGCCCGTCCGGCCGCGACCGGCCCGGCGGACCCGGGAGCGACCGCCGTGATCCCGGCCGTCAGCCGCCCGGCGGCCCGCTCGGCCGCGCTGGACTCCACCGCCCTGATGGGTGCCGTCCCCCCGGCCCCGGACACCGGGGACGGCGACCCGACCGACCCACCGGCCGAGCCGCCGCGGCCCCGCCGCGGCGAGCGGGTGGTGCAGCTCCGGCCGGAGCAGATCGGCGAGGGGTACAGGAGCGTCTACTCCGAGCTGACTCGGCCCACCGTCGGATCCCGGCTGCGGACGATCGTGCGGGGCACCGGCGAGGTGCTGATCACCTTCGGCCTGGTGGTGCTGCTCTTCGCCGGCTACGAGATCTGGGGCAAGTCGGTCATCGTCGACGCCCACCAGAACGACCTGAACAGCCAGCTCGCCCAGGAGTGGGGAGCGGACCCGACGGTCGGGCCGACCCCGTCCGCCGGCCCGAGCGTCAAACCGAAGCCGCCCGCCGAGGGCAAGCCGGTGGCCGGCCTCTACATCCCGAAGCTCGACAAGCACTGGGTGGTGGTCGAAGGCGTCACCCCCGACGACATCCGGTACGCGCCCGGCCACTACCCGAAGAGCGCGATGCCGGGCGAGGTGGGCAACTTCTCCGTCGCCGGCCACCGCATCCGGTCCACCTTCTGGCGGCTCGACGAGTTGAAGTCGGGCGACGCCATCGTGGTCGAGACCAAGACCGACTGGCTCGTCTACCGCGTCTACCAGCAGCAGATCGTGAAGCCGTACCAGGTCGAGGTCGTGGCGCCGGTGCCGGGCAAACCGAACGAGCCGCCCACCGAGAAGCTGCTGACGCTGACCACCTGCAACCCGAAGTTCGACAACTACCAGCGGCTGATCGTCCACGCGCGGCTCGACCACGTGCAGGCCAAGGTGGCGGGTCGCCCGGCGGAGCTGGAGGGCTGA
- a CDS encoding hemolysin family protein: MPLVGFVLLTAGNAFFVAAEFALVTVDRAEIDRRAGEGDGRAATVRRALRELSFQLSGAQLGITITALLTGYLAEPALARLFAPLLRPVGGAERFSGLLALALATLISMLFGELVPKNLALARPMPTALGTAGPMRTFSRTFGWLIRLLNDSANRLVRRLGVEPQEELASARSPEELGLLAAISARAGALPPDTAMLLRRTIRFGDKRAAEAMTPRVDVIALRATATVAELLDLSRQTGRTRFPVYEETLDLVTGVAGVPDALGVPLARRAATTVAAVAREPVYVPESLDLDGVLAALKDAGADLAIVVDEYGGTDGVVTVEDLVEELVGEIADEFDPAAVDDAGPVELTVPGGERTVLVDGVLREDELVEQTGFRLPEGPYETLAGFLMARLGHIPVPGETVEEAGYEFTVVEVDRHRIEQVRVVRPEEPDDGE; the protein is encoded by the coding sequence TTGCCCCTGGTCGGCTTCGTGCTGCTGACCGCCGGCAACGCGTTCTTCGTCGCGGCCGAGTTCGCCCTGGTCACCGTCGACCGGGCGGAGATCGACCGGCGGGCCGGCGAGGGCGACGGTCGGGCCGCCACGGTACGCCGGGCGCTGCGCGAGCTGTCCTTCCAGCTCTCCGGCGCCCAGCTCGGCATCACGATCACCGCGCTGCTCACCGGCTACCTGGCCGAGCCGGCGCTGGCCCGGCTCTTCGCCCCGCTGCTGCGCCCGGTCGGCGGGGCCGAACGGTTCTCCGGCCTGCTCGCCCTGGCGCTGGCCACCCTCATCTCGATGCTCTTCGGCGAGCTGGTGCCGAAGAACCTCGCGCTGGCCCGGCCGATGCCTACCGCGCTCGGCACCGCCGGGCCGATGCGCACCTTCTCCCGCACCTTCGGCTGGCTGATCCGGCTGCTCAACGACTCGGCCAACCGGCTGGTCCGGCGCCTCGGCGTGGAGCCGCAGGAGGAGTTGGCCAGCGCCCGGTCACCGGAGGAGCTGGGCCTGCTCGCCGCCATCTCGGCCCGGGCCGGGGCGCTGCCACCGGACACCGCGATGCTGCTGCGGCGCACCATCCGGTTCGGCGACAAGCGGGCCGCCGAGGCCATGACGCCGCGGGTCGACGTGATCGCGCTGCGGGCCACCGCCACGGTCGCCGAGCTGCTGGACCTGTCCCGGCAGACCGGCCGCACCCGGTTCCCGGTCTACGAGGAGACGCTGGACCTGGTCACCGGCGTGGCCGGGGTGCCCGACGCGCTCGGCGTGCCGCTGGCCCGCCGGGCCGCCACGACGGTCGCCGCGGTGGCCCGCGAGCCGGTGTACGTCCCGGAGAGCCTCGACCTCGACGGCGTGCTGGCCGCGTTGAAGGATGCCGGCGCCGACCTCGCCATCGTGGTCGACGAGTACGGCGGCACCGACGGCGTGGTGACCGTGGAGGACCTGGTCGAGGAGCTGGTCGGTGAGATCGCCGACGAGTTCGACCCGGCCGCGGTCGACGATGCCGGGCCGGTCGAGCTGACCGTGCCGGGCGGCGAGCGCACCGTGCTGGTCGACGGCGTGCTCCGCGAGGACGAACTGGTCGAGCAGACCGGTTTCCGGCTGCCCGAGGGGCCGTACGAGACCCTGGCCGGCTTCCTGATGGCCCGGCTGGGGCACATCCCGGTGCCGGGCGAGACGGTCGAGGAGGCCGGGTACGAGTTCACCGTGGTCGAGGTCGACCGGCACCGGATCGAGCAGGTCCGGGTGGTCCGCCCGGAGGAGCCCGACGACGGTGAGTGA